In Arthrobacter sp. B3I4, the following proteins share a genomic window:
- a CDS encoding HAD-IC family P-type ATPase, producing MSQLAVTESALPLSITDAARTPAAAVLDRLGTSPAGLSEAEAKDRLGVFGANAVRSHEASGWSVLGRQFRSPILILLLITAGLSLFLGDATNAVVIGVILLVSVGLGFSNEFRAERAAEALHSRVTHTAVVVRGGTVSEVDVTALVPGDVVQLGLGAIIPADVRVLTVKDLLCDESILTGESLPVPKDPAPVAEGATLADLASCMFMGTVIQSGSCTGVVVATGGRAEFGRIALGLGERQPQTEFQLGLKRFSFLLLQVAIVLTSLIFLANLLLQRPVIESLLFSLTIAVGITPQLLPAVVSTSLATGTRQLAKRKVLVKRLVCIEDLGDMDILVTDKTGTLTEGRISFSAALPVAAGMSAQQVFTLGLLATEADYMEAQRTVIGQNPLDAALWQSPDAAAFEPVRYERLDVIDFDHQRRRTSVLVRDDGNPALIITKGSPEDVLALCGPTPAQVQDLLDKQFDAGSRCGGGGDQARRWPDRHHRR from the coding sequence ATGTCACAACTCGCAGTAACGGAGTCGGCCCTGCCATTGTCCATCACCGACGCAGCCCGCACCCCGGCAGCCGCCGTGCTCGACCGGCTCGGGACTTCCCCCGCCGGACTGTCCGAAGCGGAGGCCAAGGACAGGCTCGGGGTTTTCGGCGCGAACGCGGTCCGGAGCCATGAGGCAAGCGGCTGGTCTGTCCTCGGCCGGCAGTTCCGAAGCCCTATCCTGATCCTGCTGCTCATCACTGCCGGGCTGTCATTGTTCCTGGGGGACGCCACCAACGCCGTGGTCATCGGCGTGATCCTGCTCGTCAGCGTCGGCCTGGGGTTCAGCAATGAATTCCGGGCCGAGCGCGCCGCCGAGGCGCTGCACTCACGGGTCACGCACACCGCCGTCGTGGTCCGCGGCGGGACCGTTAGTGAAGTGGACGTGACCGCCCTGGTGCCAGGCGATGTTGTGCAGCTGGGCCTGGGCGCCATCATCCCCGCCGACGTGCGCGTGCTGACGGTCAAGGACCTGCTCTGCGATGAAAGCATTCTGACCGGGGAGTCACTGCCGGTCCCCAAGGACCCGGCACCGGTAGCGGAGGGCGCCACGCTGGCCGACCTGGCTTCCTGCATGTTCATGGGCACCGTGATCCAGTCCGGCAGCTGCACCGGGGTGGTCGTGGCGACCGGAGGCCGCGCCGAGTTCGGCCGGATTGCACTGGGTCTGGGGGAGCGGCAGCCGCAAACGGAATTCCAGCTCGGACTCAAGCGGTTCTCCTTCCTGCTGCTGCAGGTGGCCATCGTGCTGACTTCGCTCATCTTCCTCGCCAACCTGCTCCTGCAGCGCCCGGTGATCGAGTCGTTGCTGTTCTCCCTGACGATCGCCGTCGGCATCACGCCGCAGCTGCTTCCCGCCGTCGTCAGTACCAGCCTGGCGACCGGCACCCGGCAGCTGGCGAAGCGGAAAGTGCTGGTCAAGCGGCTGGTCTGCATCGAGGACCTCGGCGATATGGACATCCTCGTGACGGATAAGACCGGCACCCTGACGGAGGGCCGGATCAGTTTTTCGGCGGCTCTGCCGGTGGCCGCCGGCATGTCGGCACAGCAGGTGTTCACTCTGGGGTTGCTCGCCACCGAGGCGGACTACATGGAAGCGCAGCGCACCGTCATCGGGCAAAACCCGCTGGACGCGGCGCTTTGGCAGTCCCCGGACGCCGCCGCTTTCGAACCCGTGCGGTATGAACGGCTGGACGTGATCGACTTCGACCATCAGCGGCGCCGGACCAGTGTCCTGGTCCGGGATGACGGCAACCCCGCCCTCATCATCACCAAGGGTTCACCGGAGGACGTCCTGGCGTTGTGCGGCCCGACCCCCGCACAGGTCCAGGACCTGCTGGACAAGCAGTTCGACGCCGGATCCCGGTGTGGTGGCGGTGGCGACCAGGCCCGCCGCTGGCCTGACCGACATCACCGCCGCTGA
- a CDS encoding HAD-IC family P-type ATPase, translating to MATRPAAGLTDITAADETALELAGFLVFLDPPKVNARESLDRLAALGITVKIATGDNAKVAERVCDELGVLSGGTLTGAETEAMSDAELSAAAREASIFARVSPEQKARIIRLLRQSGGAVGFMGDGVNDALALHQADIGISVDSATDVAKDAADVVLLDKDLGVLADGVMEGRRIFANTIKYVLMGTSSNFGNMFSAATASVVLSFLPMLPGQILLNNLLYDTGQLAIPGDRVDKEQLLAPAHWNISFIRRFMFLFGPISSVFDFATFALMLFVFDAAPGEFRAGWFIESIATQTLIIFAIRTRRVPFLRSRPSAGLLSASLGVVALGIFLPLSPLAAVLGFDPLPVPFFLALLGMIVVYLVLVELAKQWFFARAAQQPAAPALPRVRRRGKDHHVARRAARFSAPGSVSRHARRAPLAPRRGRPAPRRGNRVQGPSHPRKS from the coding sequence GTGGCGACCAGGCCCGCCGCTGGCCTGACCGACATCACCGCCGCTGACGAAACGGCCCTTGAGCTGGCCGGCTTCCTGGTCTTCCTCGACCCGCCCAAAGTCAATGCACGCGAGTCCCTGGACCGGCTTGCGGCCCTGGGCATCACGGTCAAGATCGCCACCGGCGACAACGCCAAGGTCGCAGAGCGGGTCTGCGACGAACTGGGCGTGCTCTCCGGCGGGACACTCACCGGTGCCGAAACCGAGGCCATGTCCGACGCCGAACTGAGCGCCGCCGCACGGGAAGCCAGCATCTTCGCCCGCGTCTCACCCGAGCAGAAGGCGCGGATCATCCGCTTGCTGCGCCAGAGCGGCGGCGCGGTCGGGTTCATGGGCGACGGCGTTAATGATGCGCTGGCACTGCACCAGGCGGACATCGGCATCTCTGTGGACAGCGCCACGGACGTCGCCAAGGACGCGGCCGACGTCGTGCTGCTGGATAAAGACCTCGGCGTGCTGGCCGACGGCGTGATGGAGGGCCGGCGGATCTTCGCCAACACGATCAAGTACGTGCTGATGGGTACCTCGAGCAATTTCGGGAACATGTTCAGCGCCGCCACGGCATCCGTCGTGCTGAGCTTCCTGCCGATGCTGCCCGGGCAGATCCTGCTCAACAACCTGCTCTACGACACCGGCCAGCTCGCCATCCCCGGTGACCGGGTCGACAAGGAACAACTGCTGGCTCCGGCGCACTGGAACATTTCCTTTATCCGGCGGTTCATGTTCCTCTTCGGCCCGATCAGCTCGGTCTTCGACTTCGCGACGTTCGCCCTGATGCTGTTCGTCTTCGACGCGGCCCCGGGGGAGTTCCGGGCGGGCTGGTTCATCGAGTCAATTGCCACCCAGACGCTGATCATCTTTGCCATTCGGACGCGCCGGGTGCCGTTCCTGCGCAGCCGGCCGTCGGCCGGACTGCTGAGCGCATCACTGGGCGTAGTGGCCCTGGGCATCTTCCTCCCGCTGTCACCGCTGGCCGCCGTGCTCGGCTTTGACCCGCTGCCCGTCCCGTTCTTTCTGGCCTTGCTGGGCATGATCGTCGTATACCTGGTGCTGGTGGAGCTGGCCAAGCAGTGGTTCTTCGCCCGCGCGGCCCAGCAGCCCGCCGCCCCGGCCCTGCCGCGGGTGCGGCGCCGGGGCAAGGACCACCACGTGGCCCGGCGCGCAGCGCGCTTCAGTGCTCCGGGTTCCGTCAGCCGCCACGCCCGCCGGGCACCGCTCGCACCGCGGCGCGGGAGGCCTGCGCCGCGCAGGGGAAACCGGGTACAAGGGCCCTCACATCCCCGAAAGTCGTGA